In Burkholderiaceae bacterium DAT-1, the genomic stretch AAGGCTAACGCCAAGGATCACCACAGCCGTCGTGGTCTGCTGAAGATGGTTAGCCGTCGTCGCAAGCTGCTTGATTACTTCAAGCGCACTAACCTGGATGGCTACCGTGCTCTGATCGCCAAGCTGGGTCTGCGCAAGTAAGCGCTTCAAGAAAAGGTCGCGGGAAACCGCGACCTTTTTGTTTATTGGGGCAGCAAGTTGTACCAATCTGTTTACACTGCCTTGATCTTTTTGCATCACCCCGAATTCTCCGATTGCCGATGTTAATTCGCGCAGTCTATTGTTTTCATCGCATCCAGTTGCTTTATGCAACGATCGCACGCCGTCCTCGAACAGGCTTCAGCCGTCGACGGGTGTGGCAGGTTGGCTGAGGCCCCGGCGTCCCCGTCATGCGGAGGAGATCAGCGCGCCGGAGGGAATTGCATCGTTGCTCGCTGACAGCGATGAGCGTGAATAAGGAACCTCTCGTGTTCAATCGCATTACAAAATCGTTTGCATATGGCAAGCACACTGTCACCCTCGAAACAGGTGAAATCGCCCGCCAGGCATCTGGCGCAGTCAAGGTGTCGATGGATGACACCGTTGTTCTGGTGTCCGTAGTGGGTGCCAAGAAGGTCAAGCCGGGTCAGGACTTCTTCCCGCTGACCGTTGATTACATGGAACGTACCTATGCCGCCGGCAAGATCCCGGGTGGCTTTTTCAAGCGCGAAGGCCGTCCTTCCGAAAAGGAAATCCTGACCTCCCGCCTGATCGATCGTCCGATCCGTCCGCTGTTCCCGGAAGGTTTCTACAACGAAATTCAAATCGTTGCGACCGTGATGTCTGTTGATCCGGAAATCGATCCGGATATCCCCGCCATGATCGGTGCATCCGCCGCACTGGCTATCTCCGGCGTACCATTCCAGGGCCCGATCGGCGCCGCGCGCGTGGCGTATGTGGACGGTCAGTACATCCTGAACCCGACCGGTACCGAGCTGAAGAGCTCGCAACTGGATCTGGTGGTGGCAGGTACCGAACAAGCCGTGCTGATGGTTGAATCCGAGGCGAAGGAATTGTCCGAAGCTGTGATGCTGGGTGCCGTCGTGTTCGGCCACGAGCAGATGCAAGCTGCGATCAAGGCCATCAACGAACTGGCCGACGAAGTGAATCCCGAAATGTGGGAATTCGAACCGCCTGCAACCGATGCCGAACTGGAAGCCCAGATTCAGGCTGCTGGTGGCGAAGACATCGCTCAAGCCTTCCGTATCCCGCAAAAGCAGCAACGTACAGCCAAGCTGAATGAAGCCTGGGCCAAGGTTGAAGCTGCGCTGATTACTGAAGAAACCGATACCCTGCGCGCTAACCAGATCAAGGATATCTTCCACAATATGGAAGCCAAGATCGTGCGTAACCAGATTCTGGACGGTTATCCGCGTATTGACGGTCGCGACACCCGCACCGTGCGTCCGATTGAAATCCGTACTGGCGTCCTCCCGCGCACCCACGGTTCCGTGCTGTTCACCCGTGGTGAAACCCAGGCACTGGTTGTGGCTACACTGGGCACCAAGATGGACGAGCAGATCATCGACGCGCTGGCTGGCGAATACAGCGAACGCTTCATGCTGCACTACAACTTCCCGCCGTACTCCACCGGTGAAACTGGCCGCGTCGGTTCGCCGAAGCGCCGTGAAATCGGTCACGGTCGTCTGGCCAAGCGTGCACTGGTGGCCGTGCTGCCGAAGCAGGAAGATTTCTCCTACTCCATGCGCGTGGTGTCGGAAATCACCGAATCCAATGGCTCGTCCTCGATGGCGTCCGTATGCGGTGGCTGTCTGTCTCTGATGGATGCTGGCGTGCCGCTGAAGGCGCATGTGGCCGGTATCGCCATGGGTCTGATCAAGGAAGGTAACCGCTTTGCCGTGCTGTCCGATATCCTGGGTGATGAAGATCACCTCGGCGATATGGACTTCAAGGTGGCCGGTACCGAAAATGGTGTGACCGCGCTGCAGATGGATATCAAGATCAATGGCATCACCAAGGAAATCATGAAGGTGGCGCTGGATCAGGCGAAGGAAGGCCGTATCCACATACTGGGCAAGATGAAGGGTGCAATGGGCGAAGCCCGTGCTGAAGTCAGCCAGCATGCTCCGCGTCTGTACACCATGAAGATCAATCCGGAAAAGATCCGTGACGTGATCGGCAAGGGTGGTTCGGTGATCCGCGCGCTGACCGAAGAAACCGGTACCCAGATCGATATCCAGGAAGACGGTACGATTACCATCGCTTCCGTATCGTCCGAAGGTGCGGATGAAGCCAAGCGTCGCATCGAGCAGATCACAGCCGAGATCGAAATCGGCAAGATCTACGAAGGCCCGGTCGTGAAGATTCTCGACAAGAACGTCGGTGCGATCGTCCAGATCATGCCGGGTCGCGATGGTCTGGTGCACGTGTCGCAAATTGCGAACGAGCGTGTTAACAATGTGGCTGACTACCTCAAGGAAGGCCAGATTGTGCGCGTGAAGGCACTGGAGCAAGACGAAAAGGGCCGTGTGCGCCTGTCGATCAAGGCTGCGCTGGCTGACGAAGCCGCTGCTCAGGCTGCACCAGCAGCCGAGTAATCCTCTGCTGCCTGTGTAAATAGAAACGCCACGCAATGCGTGGCGTTTTCCTTTGTGGATTTGCTAAGGCATCGTCAAATCAGAAGACTGCATCAATGCCTGCCTGACGCATATAGTCGAGCAGGGCGCGATCGACGCCTGTACGAGCCATCAATGCGGGATCACTCTCCCAGGCAGCACGTAAACGCTGCCGTGTGACAGGATCAGTTCCTGCTGCACGTTCAGTCAGCGCCTCCCATTGCCGGGCAATCGCTTGAACTTCAGGATGATCGACTGCTAAGCCCTGCGACAGCAGTGTGCGTGCACGCTGAATCACGGGTAGCCACTCATTGCCCATTGTTCCGAAATGCTGACGCATGGTCTGCATGTCTGATTCACTCAGGAACTGCGAATATAGCTCCAGCCTGATGGTGGCCAGTGAGTGCGCCATATAGCGCATCATATCTGGCTCAATACCGGTTGCTGCTTGTACTGGCTTTTCATTCATCATCATATTGGCCGATTTGACCATCAGGGATGGATTCGCACCGGTAAATGACTGAACAAAGTGAAGCCAGGTGCGAGCGGCAGTTTGCACGTCTGGATGCGCAGGTGGAAGGTCGGCCTTCATATAGCCGGATACCCGGTTAATCAGTTCGGGCCAGGCGGCCTCGGTGCGTGCAACCTCAGGCTGATCGCGCCGTGCATGTAGCTCAGCTTGCTCTTCCGTGGTGAAATACTTGTCGTACATGGTCATCATCCCCAGTGTCTTAAGCCAGTCAGCGAGGGAAGGCGAATCGCCGCGATCAAGCTGCTGATGCAGCTGAACTAGCCTGTCTCTGAGCGAGATCGCATTCTGGATCTGTGAATTCAGGCCTGCGATCTGTTGCTGAATCAGTGCTGGAAGCGAATCACCCGATCCCTCGAGTGTCGTGCGGATATCATCCAGACTCAGGCCTAGCCGCTTGAGTGCCAGTATTTTGTAAAGCCTGGACACATCATGAGCGCTGTAGAGCCTGTAGCCGTTATCCGCGCGTATGGAGGGGGAGAGCAAGCCCACTTGGTCGTAATGATGCAGGGTGCGAACGGTGAGTCCCGTTTGCTTTGCTAGTTCGCCCACTCGAAGTGTCATGTGTCTGCCTCCATACGTACACTGTCAGCCCTTACGTTGCGTGAGGGTCAAGCCGAATGTGCGATGATGTGTTGGATGATTGCAAGGCCACCCGGGCGAGAATGTTGGCATGTAAGCGGGAGATGTGCAAAAATCAACAGGCCGCGCTCTTGCGAGGGCGGCCTGTCTGCTAGGTTATAAAGCGCTATCACTTAAAATATTCAAACAATATAAACAGACGTATTCTTCGAAGCGCCGGCATCGAAGTTATTTCCTCCTGATCCTCTTCCTGATCAAGTCGATGTTCGCCGCCGCCGTTGCGCTGCCAGGGTGGGGGTGGCAGTGCGTCGTCCGAGTGCATGTATCTTCCTAGATTGCAGCTTTCATGAATACTCTCATGAATGAGGGGGGATTCATCCTGTGAAATGCGCTAAAAAGCGTGCGTAAAAATGACTGATTTATTTCATGTTTATATATTTCTGTCTTATGTTGCTGTTAATAAAGCACATTTTACGGTGCGTGGAATTTTTAATTCTGGGGTGTGGCGACGCTGAAAAGTGCAAAAAAATGCGAGTTTTTTGGGTGGGGACAAAATAAAAAAGCCACCGGAGTCCGGTGGCTGTGTGTGGGCGAGACGCTTTAAATCGCTTGCTGCAGTTGATCCAGAATGGCTGGGTTTTCTAGTGTCGAGGTATCCTGCGTAATCGTCTCGCCGCGTGCGATGGACCGCAGCAGACGACGCATGATTTTCCCAGAACGTGTTTTGGGTAGATTCTCGCCAAAACGGATATCGTCTGGTTGCGCAATTTTGCCGATTTCATGGGCCACCCATGTCTTCAGTTCATCTGCCACCTTCTTGGCATCCGCGCCCATCGGACGTGCACCCTTGAGTACCACGAACGCAACTACTGCTTCGCCCTTGATCTCATGCGGTTTGCCCACAACTGCGGCTTCCGCGACCAGCGGATTGGCAACCAGCGCAGATTCGATTTCCATGGTGCCCAGACGGTGTCCCGACACATTCAGTACATCGTCGATCCGCCCCATGATCCAGAAGTAGCCGTTTTCGTCACGATTAGCCGAGTCACCTGCCAGATAGTACTGACCGTTGAATTCTTCCGGGAAATAGGTCTTCTTGTAGCGATCGGCATCCCCCCAGATCGTGCGTACCAGGCTTGGGAACGGGCGCTTGATAACCAAGATCCCACCTTTACCGGGTTCGACTGTGGCGCCGGATTCATCAACGATGTCTGCCATGATGCCGGGCAGCGGGAGCGTACAGGAACCCGGTTTGGTCGCCACTGCACCTGGCAGGGGGGCAATCATGGCGCTTCCGGTTTCAGTTTGCCACCAGGTGTCCACAATCGGGCAGCGGCCGCCGCCAACCACTTCGTGATACCAGATCCAGGCCTCCGGATTAATCGGCTCGCCCACCGTGCCCAGCAGGCGCAACGAACTCAGATCATGCTGTTTTGGTAGATCGGCACCCAGCTTGATCAGTGAACGGATCGCTGTCGGTGCGGTGTAGAAAATCGTGACTTTGTGGCGGGCAATCATTTCCCAGAAACGATTGGCATCGGGGTAGGTTGGTACGCCTTCGAAAATAACCTGCGTGGCGCCATTGGCCAGGGGGCCGTAGCAAACATAGCTGTGACCGGTAATCCAGCCCACGTCGGCGGTACACCAGAAGACGTCATCACCCTTGTGATCGAATACCCAGCGGAAGCTGTTGGCTGCGCCCAGCAAATAGCCTGCCGAAGAGTGCTGGATACCCTTTGGCTTGCCGGTGGAGCCGGATGTATACAGGATGAACAGTGGGTCTTCGGCATTGATCCATTCTGGTTCGCATTGTGCCGCTTGTGTAGCGGTAAGTTCGTGCCACCAGATATCGCGTCCTGCATCCCACGCGGTTGTATTGGCGGTACGCTGGAATACGACAACCTTGTTAACAGATTCACAACCACCGAGCGCAATGGCTTCGTCTACCACTGCCTTGAGTGGCACAGCTTTGCCGCCGCGCAGGCTTTCGTTTGCGGTGATGACGGCAACGGCTCCTGCATCGTTGATGCGTTCCTGCAGGCTCTTTGCCGAGAAGCCACCGAATACGACTGAATGAATCGCACCGATCCGTGCACAGGATTGCATGGCGACAACGGCTTCCACGCCCATCGGCATGTACACCACTACACGGTCGCCCTTTTTGACGCCGAGTGATTTCAGGCCATTGGCAAACTGGCACACCTTGGCATGCAATTCCTTGTACGTTACCTTGGTGACGGCGCCATCATCCGCTTCGAAGATGATCGCTGTCTTGTCGCCCTTGGTATCGAGATGACGATCCAGACAGTTGTAGCTGACATTCAGTTCGCCATCGGCAAACCATTTGAAAAAGGGACGATTGCTTTCGTCGAGTACCTGAGTGTAGGGCTTGTGCCAGGTCAGCATTTCGCGGGCGATTTCGTCCCAGAAGCCCTCGTAGTTGGCGGTCGCCTTTTCACACAGCGTGTTGTAACCCTCAATACCGGACACCTTGGCATTCAGACGGAAATCGTCAGTCGGCGGGAATACGCGGTTTTCCTTGAGTACAGATTCGAGCGTGGACATGTTTATCTCCTGAGAGGCGGGTCGCGGAGGGCGACCCGCCGTCATGCGGCGGGTGCCGTCGAGTTATGGACAATCAAATTGCGGGTGCTTAGTGCTTGGAGGCACCTTCGGCACCAATGCCGGTCATCGAGCGAACGAACTGCGCTTCGAAGGCGTCTGCTTCGTCCTGAGCGCGCTTGCTCTTATCGGTGATCGAGAACAGCCAGGTGAACAGGAAGGCGGCAGTCATCGAGAAGATAGCCGGATTCTTGTACGGGAAGAGTTCGCTACCCTTTGCGTGACCCATCACGTCAACCCAGATGGCCGGGCCCATGATGATCAGCACAACAGCCATGATCAGGCCGATTGCACCGCCGATGACGGCACCACGGGTGGTCAGACCCTTCCAGAACATGCTCAGCACCAGCACCGGGAAGTTGGCAGACGCGGCAATCGAGAAGGCCAGACCCACCATGAAGGCGACGTTCTGCTTTTCGAACATGATACCCAGCAGAATGGCGATGACACCGAGTGCCAGTGTGGAAATCTTGGATACCATGACTTCCTTGCCTTCGTCATGCTGGCCGCGGGCAAACACATTGGCGTACAAGTCGTGGCTGATGGCAGATGCGCCGGACAGTGTCAGACCGGATACCACCGCCAGAATCGTTGCGAAGGCCACGGCAGAGATAAAGCCGTAGAACAGATCGCCACCCACAGCATGCGCCAGATGAACCGCTGCCATATTATTGCCACCCAGCAACTTACCGGCTGCATCTTTAAATGCAGGGTTGGTACTGACCAGCATGATGGCGCCAAAGCCGATGATGAAGGTGAGGATGTAGAAGTAACCAATGAAACCGGTTGCGTAGAACACCGACTTGCGGGCTTCCTTTGCATCACCCACGGTAAAGAAGCGCATCAGGATGTGTGGCAGACCGGCGGTACCGAACATCAGGGCAATACCCAGCGAGATCGCGTCGATTGCGCTCTTGGTGTTGACGGTCTTGTCGTTGAAGTTGCCCGGAGCCATGATGTTGGCTTTGGCGGCCTTGCCTGCGTCTTCGCCCAGCTTCTTGGCTTTTTCGCCCAGTTCCTTGGCGTCGGCGGCATTGGCGGTCGCAGCGGCGTCAGCTTTGGCTTTGGCATCCTGTGCTTTGACTTGCAGAGCGGCAGCCTGAGTCTTCTTTACTTCAACCGACTTGGCAAACATGGCTTCCGGGCTGAATCCGACGGATGCCAGCACCATGACGGCGATAAAGGTCGCACCGCACAGCAGCATGATCGCTTTGATGATCTGCACCCAGGTGGTGGCCAGCATGCCGCCAAACATCACATAGAGCACCATCAGTACGCCGACGGCAACCACGGCCAGATTGTATTCCAGACCGAAGAGCAGCTTGATCAGCTGACCTGCGCCCACCATCTGGGCAATCAGGTACAGCGCAACCACAACCAGTGTGCCGGTTGCGGCCAGTGTACGAATCGGACCCTGTGCCAGACGATAGCTGGCGACATCGGCAAAGGTATACTTACCGAGGTTACGCAGGCGCTCAGCTACCAGAAACAGAATCACAGGCCAGCCGACCAGAAAACCGATGGAGTAGATCAGGCCGTCGTAGCCCTTTTCGTACACCATGGCGGAAATGCCCAGGAAGGAGGCAGCGGACATATAGTCACCCGCGATGGCCAGACCATTCTGGAAGCCGGTAATGCCACCGCCTGCGGTGTAGAAGTCCTTGGCAGATTTGGTACGGCCAGCCGCCCACTTGGTGATGTACAGTGTGAGTGCCACAAATACGAGGAACATGACGATGGCAGACACGTTGACGGCCTGCTTTTCAGTCTGACCAGCCAGTGCATCGGCCAGTACCATGCCGGGCGCTATCATCCCGGCAAGCGCCATGGCGGCGCGTTGCGTGTAGTTGGCTTTCATTTGCGTGTCTCCTCGACGACTTGGCGTGTCAGATCATCAAATTCGCTATTGGCGCGCTTGACGTAGAAACCTGTGAGTACGAAGGCGGACAAAATAACACCTACGCCAACCGGAATGCCGATGGTCATGGTGCTGCCTTCTGACACCGGGGTGCCGAGAAATTGCGGATTAAACGCAATCAGCAGGATGAAGCCGTAGTAAATGAACAGCATGATGATGGACAGCGTCCACCCCAGGCTGGTCTTTTTGTGCACCAGTTCAGCGAACTTTGGATTCGCCTTGATGCTTGCGATCAGGTCGTGTTCCATGAGCTTCTCCATTCTTCGGTGATCCGCCTCGCGTATTAATCCCTGGGCGGTGTAGGGTCAATGTATTCTCGGTACGTATGTGCCGACCAATCGCGAATTTGGATATGCCAAATCAGTCATATCAATGTTGCAGGTGCACACGATAGGCTGCATAACAGTTTGAACGAACCTTCATTGCAGAATTGATTGGCGGGATCAGGAAAGCTGATTGGCAGGAAAGCGACAGACGGTCTTGCTGAAGTAGAAATGTATGAATTGAAAAAGCCATTTCATTCTCTTGGCTCTTGCTGTGTGTCGTATGGTATTTAGTCGAACTGAAGCGTTCTCCAGTGCTGAAGCAGTCTTCTGATCGGTGATGCCAACTTAGATACGAGGCAAGTCGTTACACCATTCACATCACTCCCGGCGGGTGAGTACTTTGATTGCGCGGGTGTTCTGTTATGCTGATCTGATAAGCTCAATGAAAGGTTAACCGGGTGCGGACAGGGTGGATTGCATTCGCTGCGTTTTTTATGGCGATTTCTACGGCGCAGACTGCGGAGGTCATCCAGTGGTATGCCGGAGACTTTCCTCCCGGGATCATTTTAAGGGGGCGTGATCAGGGAAAAGGCTATCTTGATCAGATCATGAAGGTGATTCAGGAAGGGTTGCCCGAGTATGAACACCGTATCGTGATTGCCGCGCCCGTCAGAATTTCGCACGATATCACTGTTTATCCGAATGTCTGCATTGCGGGTGCAACCTACTCTGCCGAGCGTGCGCAGTCACGCGTTTTCAGTGATGTCATTTTTAGTTTTCTACCAAGTGGGCTGCTGATTCGTGCGGACAAGCTGGCCTCATTGCGTTCGCTCATGGATGAGGAGGGACGCGTGTCATTACGGCAATTCATTCAATCTAATATAGGTCGGATTGGCGTGATGAATCAGCGCATTTATGGTGGAACAGTTGATCCATTGCTCAATTCGGAAGGTGCACAGCTCGAGCGAATTGATCTCGCATCCGGTGATGATGCGCTGGCCATGCGGGTTGCACTTGGTCGTAATCTTGATGCGGCGCTGACGTATGGTTTCGAGATTACCTGGTTGGGTCGTCAGGATGCGGAAACTGCATCTATGTTGCGATGGTTGCCGGTACAAGAGGAACCCGATGTGATGGCATCCCGGATTTCTTGCTCAAAAAGTGCATTTGGCGAGCGCATTGTCGAGCGTATGAACAGGGTGATACGGACTGCAGGGAATTCAGAGCGATTTCAGCGATTTTATGAAGGATGGCTTGACGATGATTCGGCGCAACGATTGCGTAAATTGATCAAGGCATCCGGTAAAGCAAGGAAATAGGTCACTTATCTAAGTACGCTGCGCTGCAACGCCAGCTCACGATGTGCTGCGGCTAGTTTGAACAGATCTTTAGCACTGGATTCGGGGGGGACTCTGGCGATTAGCGTCTGCATCAGCTGCGCCGTCGCCAGGGCGTCACCTGCAGCTGTATGGCGATGGGCAACGCGGATATTGAGGGCTGCGAGCCAGTCGTCCAGCGTGTGGCAGGTGAGTGCGTGTTCCGGGCAGATTGCTGGCGCCAGATCGGCGAGATCCAGCCATCTTCCGGTTAAGCGCTTGAGGGTGTAGCGATGCAGGGCACGCTTGCAGAGTTCGCGATCAAATGCCGCATGAAACCCTGCCACAACCACGCCGTCTAGCTTCGCCGCAAATGTCTGCATGACCAGCTCCGGTGCGTCGCCATCCAGCTGGCGGCGGCCGCTGATTCCGTGAATGAGAATATTGGCGATGCTGCTGGTGCTGTCCTGGCGCAGCACGTGCTCCATGGCTCGACCCAGATGAATGATCCGGCCTTCAATGGGGACTGCCGCGAGTTCGATCAATTTGTCCCGACGGGGATTCAATCCGCTTGATTCGCAATCAACCACCAGCCAGTGCATGTCCGCAAGCGGGGTGCGCCAGTCACACGGCCTGATGGGGGGGGATAGCCAGGGCAAGAGCCGGTATAGTGATGGCATCATGCGGGCCAGTGCAGATTGAGGCTACGCTGGATGCGCTTGGCTTCCTGCAGGGCTTCTTTCAGAACACGCCGGTCGAGTACTGTGAGCTGATCCGGGCGCACCAGATTGCCGGGGATTTCGCCTCTCGCTATTTCTGCCTGCTGGCAGCGTAGCCGCAGCATTTGCAAGTATTGAAACGCATCTATCCACGATTCGATTCGCGAGGCGGCGATATTCAGGATTGCACCCGCCTGTCGCAGGCGCTCAGTTGTGGCGCTGATACGGATGCCTGCCGCCAGTGCAAAGATACGCGCTGCATCGACAAAAAATACGGTGCCCGCTGCTTTCAAATCAATGACCGCATGACCCTCATGCTGCTGCGTCACAAAGTCGCGTATGAGGCCGAGCGGCGGTTCGTGGAGTAGTGCATTCCGGGTCAGCATCCATAAGAAACGCGGTCGCTCGCGAATACGGGCTTGCATGGACGCGAACAGCGCCTCAGCCAGTACATCATCACCCCAGATTGGGCGGAAATCAAAATAGATGCTGGCCGCCAGCAGGCTATCGGGCGTGCCGTCATCTACCCAGCTTGCAAATTGGTTTTCCCATTCGTCCAGGCTCAGGCAGCAGGCCGGATTCATGGCCATGATATTGCCTTTGCATAACGGTATGCCGCAGCGGTCGAGAATATGATTGATGGTGGCGCATACAGGTAGCAGTGTTGTGCGTATCACGTCTGCAGATTCCCCGGTCGGACAGCTAAAGATCAATCCGTTGTCCTGATCGGTTGCGAGGGTTTGTTCTTGCCGTCCCTCGCTGCCGAAAACCAGCCACGTCAGCTGCATACCTTGAGCCCGTAGCGGCTCGAGATGCTGCTCGATGATACGTGCGGATAATCGATCATGGAGCGTGGCGGTCAACCGGGCCAGTGGCTCGGCTGCCAGACCTTGCGCCAGCAGATTGACGCCCAGCTGGCGGATTTGTTCTGCAACCACGGCATAGGTCTCGGGCGAATCCGCCTGCTCCAGCTGGCGCTCGATGCTGCCCAGACTGACACGCTGCAGGCCGAACAGGTCGCGCTCCGACACCATACCCAGCAATCTTCCCTGTTCGATCACGGGGATGTGGCGTATCCGATGCTGTGCCATGGAAAGCGCAGCATCGGTGGCAAGTGCATCCGGTGAGAGTGAAATCAAGGGGCTGTTCATGTACTGCGAAATGGGGGCGTTCAGATCCGCCTGCGACAGCACCGTGCGTAACAGATCCTGCAGCGTGTAGATGCCATGAGCGATGCCTTGGCCATCCACAATCAGGATCGAGCCAATGCGTGCGGCTTGCATCTGTTGCAGCGCAGTCAGTAAGGGTGTGTCAGGCGCGCAACTAATCGGCTGCGTCATGATCTGCCCGATGGTGGTACTCAGCGCAGCGTGCCGGCTATCAAGTGATAGCGTGGCCTGCAGTTCCTGTCTGGATCGCAGTAGCAGATGGCCGATCCGGTTCAGGCAATAGTCTGCAAAAGCGGGGCTTTGCTGGCGCAATGCTTCAACTGTGGCACCCGGCAATCGATACAGGAATGTATCTTCCAGTGCTTCCATGGTAGCGGCAGCGCTCTGGTCGGTGAGAATTGCACCGAGTGGAAACAGGTCGCCTTTGGTGTATTCATGAATTTCATTGTCGCTGTAGCGACTGCCAACGCGCCCTTCTTTGATCAGAAAAAGGTAGGGAATCGCCTGTCCGGCTTGATACACCGTCGTGCCCGCCGGGAAATAGGCAAGCTCCGCCTGTTCTGCCAGTTGACGCAGTGTTGCGCGCTCCATGTGGTCAAATGGGGCGGTATGGGCAAACTCGTCACAGAACGCTTCGATCAGGCTGAGGGCGGTCATGAATGCTCCGGGCTGATATCAAATAACCAGCATAATGGCTCCACGTGCAAGGTGTTTGCCTATGATCAAACAGGTCAATCCTTTTATATAAGGGTCGACGGCTGTCTGGAATGACATTAACCTGTCGGGATAAGCATAAGCGCGCACGGCGTAGCACGGCAAGCCAGTGGCCGTGATGCAAACAAAAACAGGGAGACACAACGTGGAAATCTACCAGTTGCGAACCTTCGTAACGGTGGCTCAGCAGGGGCACCTGACTCAGGCAGCCGAAATCCTGCACCTTAGCCAGCCTGCAGTGACAGCACAGATCAAGGCGCTGGAAGAAGAGACAGGCGTGGCCTTGTTTTCCCGCACACCCAGCGGCGTAACGCTGACCGAGGCGGGGCAGATGCTATTGGGTGATGCCGAGCGCATCATCGAAGTGAGCCGGGACATGCTTAATCATGCTCGCTCACTGAAGGGGCAGCTTTCCGGCAAGTTGCGCGTGGGTACCATCCTGACGCCCGAAGTGTTGCGTATGGGGCAATGGTTGCGCGCACTCAAGTCAGATTATCCCTTACTGCAGATTGCAACCTCGCAAGGTGTAAGCGGTGCCGTGCTCAATGCGGTTCGCAAACATGAGGTGGATGCAGGATTCTTTATCGGTCGCAATCCCTATCAGAATGTCCATACCACGCCATTGAGTGAAGAGCGTCTCATCGTTGTGGGGCCAAAAGAGTGGGCGCAACGGCTTGATGGCTGCGACTGGCGCGAATTAGGGCGGCAGCCGTGGGTGGGGGCGAGTCAGTTTTCCATGCTCTCTAAAGTGCACGCTGAAATCTGGCGCGAGCACAACATCACCCCGAAAAAGGTATTCGATATCGATCAGGAGCAAGCCATGCTTGCCTGTGTCGAGGCCGGGCTGGGTCTGTGCGCATTGCGCGAGGATCTGGTCAGGCCGTCAATTGAAGCTGGCCGGACATTTGCATGGGGCGATTCGGGTGCCAGTGTCTGGCTGAGCTTTATCTACCAGGCGGATAGCGAAGGTGACTTGCTGGTGATGGCGCTCAAGCGCACCCTGCAACGTGTGTGGGGCTTGAGTGATCAGGCTGATGTCTGAGGGCGGCTGACGATCCAGTCAGCCATGGCCTGCTGAATGGCATCCACTTCACCGAGTGCATCGCTCATGGTGATCGACAGCCCTGAATGTTGCGCCATCAGTTCGGCTACCTGTGCCGGTAAATCTCGCTTGAGATGTGCGCCGCGTGCAATAAAACAGGGCACAATCTCAATGGCAGAGCAGTGTTGTCCGATTAGACGTGCCACACTGTCAGCCAGTGTAGGTTGCATCAATTCGAGATAGGCGAGTTCGACCGGTGCGTCCGTGCGGCTTGCGACGGCTGCTTTGAGTGCTTCCAGTGGTAATGCCCAGAGCGGATCTCGGGCGCCATGGGCAAACAGAATGATGCCTTTTTTCATGT encodes the following:
- a CDS encoding CbiX/SirB N-terminal domain-containing protein → MKKGIILFAHGARDPLWALPLEALKAAVASRTDAPVELAYLELMQPTLADSVARLIGQHCSAIEIVPCFIARGAHLKRDLPAQVAELMAQHSGLSITMSDALGEVDAIQQAMADWIVSRPQTSA
- a CDS encoding LysR family transcriptional regulator; amino-acid sequence: MEIYQLRTFVTVAQQGHLTQAAEILHLSQPAVTAQIKALEEETGVALFSRTPSGVTLTEAGQMLLGDAERIIEVSRDMLNHARSLKGQLSGKLRVGTILTPEVLRMGQWLRALKSDYPLLQIATSQGVSGAVLNAVRKHEVDAGFFIGRNPYQNVHTTPLSEERLIVVGPKEWAQRLDGCDWRELGRQPWVGASQFSMLSKVHAEIWREHNITPKKVFDIDQEQAMLACVEAGLGLCALREDLVRPSIEAGRTFAWGDSGASVWLSFIYQADSEGDLLVMALKRTLQRVWGLSDQADV